CGGGGTTCATGGCTTCCCCAAGGCTTTCACATCATCTCCACAACAGCCCCTGCCAAGCTTGATCTGTTCTCAAGGTTAATCAGAACTTTGAATTCTTCTgactcattttctttataaaaatgaaggatttttttttaagtaccgtttttttgttgttgttgttgtttgttttgttttaaggaccTTTCAGAAGGTCAGGCTTATTCTTTGTCCTCCCATGTGTAAGTTGTGAGAGGTATTTGTTAGGTCCTGGTTCCTGAGAAATGATTTGCTGCTCTTCCTGATGGGGCTTcagactggggaggggggggagcacAGGAGCTGCTGTGCTGGAGCCCCTGCTTCATCTCACTGGACTGTAAAGaattcagaaacagaaaacagtaatgtcactggatatttatttagaaataaaaatgaatgctgCTGGATCCGAGCAGTTCCTGTGTTTGTGTTCAGGTGGCACTGCAAATACACGGGTCCCACTCTCCTGGACTCTGCTCTGTGTCAGCACCTACCAGACTCTGGGGACCAGCGGCAGACGTGTTGCCCAGGCCACGCGGTGGGCTTCGGACCAGACAGGCCCCGGGCGTCAtacctgccctgcccctgccccttagTGAGGAGGATGTGAGGCCAAGCAGAAGGGTCTAGCATGGGCCCAGCTTCCAGCCAGCCCACAGCTGCTAGAGTCTGTCTTCCCCACAGCTCCCTGGACTGCTGGTCTCCTGCTGCTGGGACTGCAGACGAGCCCTCATGTGCCTCTGCCAGGCTGTGGAAGCAGGAACTTGCCAGTCCGTCCTCCAGGTTCTGAATCCACACAGCCGCAGGTGTCTCTGGTGGAAGGTGGTGGCACGCTCTGCCGGAAGGACGCCTGGAGTCTGTTTGCCCCCTCATACTTCCACATGGCACCCAAAGCTGCTTACGGAAACAGGCACAGACCAAAAACACACGTACTAGAAAGTGAAAGCAGGTAGGACAGCCTGTGCTGAGGCCAGGTGCGGGCCTTCCGGCAGGGAAGCCAGAGCTAGACCTCTCCGCGCCTTCcactcctgctcccccacccccagccaaagAAGGAAGTGGGGAGATTAGATCACACCTGGGACCCAGCTGTGCCCGGGCTGCCAAACCCGGTGCCCAGACATGCTGCTGGGGTCGGGGACAGGGAGccgcagggtggggggaggcactCGCACCTTCATCAGCTCCCTCTTCCACCTTTGAGGAGACCTGGGTTCAGAGAATCGTTTCTCTACATAATCAAACTGTGAGTGTGATGATGGGTGGCACTGGAATGAGGGGGACTGTGGCGGAGTCTTCTCAGGCCACCGCTGGCTGCAGGGGAGGCCGGGCAACGGAGCTGTGCCAAGCAGTGTCAGCTTGGATAAGGGAATCCTGGTAGTAAAAGGAGAATGGATCTCAAGTGGCCCCCCCAGAGGGAGCTGGTATTTTTCGCTCACATTTCAACCTCTTCTCAACTCCTAGGAGAAGCACTCCGGGTGGAAGGGAGCGGGGCAGGGGAGTTTTTCCTTAGAGGCCAGAAAACTCTGGGGGAGGGCCGTACACAAAGGTCAGGGCCCCATAATCCCCTGGATGTCACTTGCAGCAGAAATAACGGATACAAATTCCTGAAGGGAGACAGATTCCAAAACAATAATATATAGCATTAGCCTCTAACAATTAAATTAATGGTGTGTGTATAAATAGGAAACGGTCCAGAAGAACAGGTGCCAAGTTTTTGGTTCTCTGAATGGAAGGATGATGGCAACTTAAAACCTCTTGTTGTTTGCATATCCTTCCTATCCTTCAGAAAGCACAGTCATTCAGTACTCAGGAACACACTGCACGGCATCTTCACGTTTCATAATGTgattacaaatgaaaacaaatgaaaccacAGCTACAGGAGCAATGCAGTAAGGGGAGAGATTTGATATGATAGAGCACTCGGGAAACGAAGTCTCACTGTCACCGGAGGTGAGAGTCCAAACTGAGAGAATCACTTAGAAAAGCATCTGGCAATGCCTAGTAAAGTTAAAGACAtctgggatccctgcgtggcgcagcggtttggcgcctgcctttggcccagggcgcgatcctggagatccaggatcgaatcccacatcgggctcccggtgcatggagcctgcctctctctctgcctatgtctctgcctctctctctctctgtgtgactatcataaataaataaaaaattaaaaaaaaatttaaagacatctGTCACCCTTCAATCCAGGAATTCCCCTCCCAGGACAATGCCCTGGAGAGCAAGCAGGAGCAGACGACTGTCGGAGGACCAAACCCCAGCCTGCCTGCCTACGCTCTGTACTACCAGAGAGTGAAGAATGGTTAACATCTccaaatggttgaaaaaaaattcaaaagaacatTTCATGACCTGAAAACTATATGAAATTAGAATCTCAATGcctataaataaagcttttaattttttaattaaaagtctaTTGGGggagctgagtggctcagtggttgagcaactgcctttggctcagatcatgatcctggagtcgtgggatcaagccccacatcaggttccttgcagggagcctgcttttcctgctggctatgtctctgcctctctctgtgtgtgcctcatggataaataaaatcttaaaaaaaaaaaaagaaaatctatggaaggggtgcctgggtggttcagtttgttaagtggctgccttcggctcaggtcatgatcctggagtcctaggatccaccccagagttgggctccctgctcagtagggagtctgcttttcccttgtCACCCCACTCATGGTCTgtctcgctatctctgtctctctctcaaataaattttagaaatcttaaaaaaaaattatggaaaattttttctctcttgttatgTAAGTACctacataacttttttttcctcttggctcCCGAAGCCAAAAATACTCACTACCTAGCCATTTACAGAAAAggcctgcccacccctgccctagAGAAATTCTTAACACACTCTTGCACCAGGAAATACCCGTGAGAATATTTGCAATAGCACCTGATTGGAAACAAGCGAAATGTGTCTCACCAAGAAAGTGGATAAGCAGTTACCCTCCCCTTCTCGCTTGtatgtgtggggggggggggggcggggggggtaaCTGAGACTCCCTCTCAGTCAAAATTAGGTCTGGTCATAGGTGGCAAAATTAAAATCAGTAATGGCTTTCCTAGAATCCTTGAGAACCAAGATTCTTAGGAAAGAGGTGAAGTAAAAAAATCCCTTGGtcctaaattttaattaaagtataaatatGAACTTatgatgtattttgttttttaaaaaatgtaagttctGTTCATTAAAAAGACCTAGAAgcgggcagtccgggtggctcagcggtatagcgccgccttcagcccagggcgtgatcctggagtcccgggatcgagtcccacgtggggctccctgcatggagcctgcttctccttctgcctgtgtctctgcctctcgctctctttctctctgtgtattctcatgaataaataaataaaatctttaaaaaaaaaaggactcaggaAGGACTGGAAGAGGTCCCTACTGGCCAAAGACAGGAATCTGAGCATCAATAGCAATAATGTAAAGaactaaagtatttaaaatatactgaaataggggatccctgggtggcgcagcggtttggcgcctgcctttggcccagggcgtgatcctggagacccgggatcgaatcccacgtcaggctccctgcatggagcctgcttctccctctgcctgtgtctctgcctctctctctctttgtgtgactatcatgaataaataaataaataaaatctttaaaaaaaataaaataaaatatactgaaattaaatatatatatacatatatgtatgtatatatatacatatatgtatatatatgtatatgtatatatatacacatagacacatatgCTGAAATCAATGAGTtaatgatacttttttaaaaaatagtcactGTTGGGGGACCCTAAGGCATCAActcattaagtaaaaataaaggcaaagaggggcacttggctggctcagttggtagaccatgtgactcttcataccagttgtgaattcaagccccacactgggccaagaacttgcttaaaaaaaaatagtaataaaaaatgattaagcatttatctcatttaaactaCTCCTGATGGTCAAGTAACAGCTAatggcagtttctttttcttctaaaaaaataattataaacttacaggaagttgcaaaaaaataatacaaaaaggcCTCGTGTACCCTGCACTGTTTCCCCAGTAGTAACATCTTGCACAGCTACAGAATAATATCACATCTGGGAAACTGACATTGGTACAAGCCACAGACCTTGTTCAAATTCTATCAATTTTACATGTACTCctgtgagagagagtgtgtttagttctatacaattttatcacatgtgtagaGTCACACCACACTACaaggaagtttctttttatagaaGTATTCTGGTTGCCAAAAGGAATACTAAAACAATCTACATTTTGCAACTTCCAATGAAATGACTGATCTAAGCACCAAATAATAGTTCTAAAGGCTGATACTGTTCCAAAGGGAGAAAATTCAACATCACGTGCCTTCTGGTGAAGGAATACAACATCTATGAAGTATTCTTATTCCCCCCAAATCAGACCCAAATCTGAGCAAGCCTTAAAAGTCAACTGCCGTGTGATGTACCTCAGTTATAGAATGAAGGACGAAAACCACATGGTTGcctcaactgatgcagaaaaaaaaatttaacaaatttcaacacacattcatgataaaaacactctaataaactaggaatagaaagaaattacctcaacataataaatgccaCATATGAAAGTGTATGTGCCACAGCGAACATcctacttaatggtgaaagactgaaaactcttcctctaagatcaggatcaaagcaaggatgcccactcttgccacttgaAGTCAACACAgaactggaagtcttagccagagcaattagggaagaaaaagaaataaaaggcatccagactcgaaagaaagaggtaaaactGTATCTGTTCTCagcatgatcttatatgtagaaaaccctaaacatttcacatacacacacacacaactctgttagaactaataaataagggcacctgggtggttcagtggttgagtgtctatgcctttggctcaggttgtgatccccgagtcctgggatcgagtcgcacatcagactcccccacagggagcctgcttctcctgcctatgtctctgcctctatgtgtgtgtctctcatggataaataaaatctttaaaaaaaaaagaataaaagaaattaaccaacttgcaggatacaaaattaacacatAAAAAATCAGTTGTCTTCTATCCAAACACAATGAGCAATCTGAAAAGGAATCAAAAACAAatccattcacaatagcatcaaaaagaataaaatacttagaaataaacttaaccaaggaaacaaaagacttgtacactgaaaactataaggcattactggaagaaataaaagaagacacaaataaatggaaagacatcctgtgttcatggGTTAGAAGACTTAGTATCGTAACattgtccatactacccaaagcattctaccaattcaatgcaatccctatcaaaataccaacggcattttttgcagaaatagaaacagTCCTAACATTTATCTTGGATCTCAAGGGCCCCTGAATAGTtgaaacaatctttaaaaagacaattttcGATTCTCACACTTCCCGATTTCAAATCCTATTACatacaaagctatggtaatcaaaatactatgggactggcataaagatagatttatagaccagaatagagcccagaaataaaccctcacatatatggtcaaatgagcTTCAACGACAGTCAAGAACACACAGTGGAGTACGGACGgcctcaacaaatggtggtggagGAACTAGATAGCCAAATGCAAAAAATCGAAGTTAGACCCTTATCTTTCACCACGTGTAAGacttaaaatggaataaagacctaaatgtaagacctaacgctataaactcctagaagaaaacacagggaagagTTTCGGGACGCAGGGTTTGGCAAGGATTTCTTGGACAGGACGCCGAAAGCACAGGTGACCAAAGCGAAAGTAGACAAAGGGGACCCCAGTGAACAAAACGTGCCTCAAAGGGAAGCCCTCTCTGCTGCACCTCCCAGCCTGCACCCCACCGGAGCCACTTTCCTGTCCCTCTACCGGTCTCGGCCTCAGTACGGGGCTCCCCAAAGCCAGCTAGCTGAAGGCTGCCCCAGAGGGTCCTAATCCGAAGATTGTCCAGGCACGGGGACTTCTCCAAAACCAGGCGTCCTCCTATGAGtgaatttcagtttctctttccttctcgGCACAGGTCCAGGGAAGGGACTTGTGGGATACCTGGTCTCTGTGACTCAGGCAGCCTCGCCCAGCCCCATGTGCTCCCCTGGTTCAGGACTGGCCCCACCTAcgtgtgtctgcctctcctgtGGAGATTCcaattttcatttgccttttcacTTTACATACATCAGCTGGGATTGCCCAGTGAGCCTGGCTAAAAGCAGAGCCATGCGGCAGGGAAAGCAGAGGAGAGTTGGCCATGGCTACAGCTCGGGTCCTGGTGCTGGTGACCGTGGTGCTGGGCTTGACCAGAGCCGGCCCTGTCCCTACTTCCAAACCCACCACAACCAGGAGGGGCTGCCACATGGACAGGTTCCAGTCTCTGTCACCCAGGGAGCTAGAAGCCTTCAAGAAGGCCAAGGATGCCTTGGAAGAGTCGCTCTCCCGGAAGAACTGGAGCTGCAGCTCTCGCCTCTTCCCTAGATCCAGGGACCTGAGACTCCTGCAGGCCTGGGAGCGTCCTGTGGCCTTGGAGGCTGAGCTAGACTTGACACTGAAGGTCCTGGAGAACATGACTGACTCATCGCTGGGGGTCACCCTGGACCAGCCCCTCCGCATGCTGCACCACATCCACTCGGAGCTCCAGGCTTGTGTCCCGGCTCAGCCCACAGCAGACCCCAGGCCCCACGGCCGCCTCCACCACTGGCTGCACCGGCTCCAGAAGGCCCCCAAGGAGTCCCAGGGCTGCCTCGAGGCCTCCATCACGTTCAACCTCTTCCGCCTCCTCACACGGGACCTGAAATGTGTTGCCAGTAGAGACCTGTGCGTCTGAGAACCTGGACCTGCCCCCAGCCCGTCTGGGACCCAGGCCTTATCCAGGCACCAGCCTCACCCTTGCCTTAAGTTATTTCCTCTCAACCCCTTATTTATGCAGCCCTGCCCTGTACCCCtaagtaaagtttatttttctacttttgtacAACATGCAGCAtataaagaatggagaaaaaaaaaaagagccacaacTCTGGAGACTGAGAAAACAGCGGAACGTGTTGAACAACAGTGCAGGCTGCAGTCAGCAAAATGCAATCTCTGACAAACTATGAAGGACTAAAAATCCAGCTCAACTAAAACatttcaagaggaaaagaaagagaaagctggGGTCCCTATACTCTGTGGGGACAGCCTTTAGGGTAAAAGTGATTTAAAGATCTAACTACCAATTGCATTTTGGAGAATTATTTGAGCactgatagtttttaaaatatggatttctaTGCAACCGGACATCAGAACATTGCATACCTATCGCTattaaagaattctaaaaacTTAGATGTGATAATGGTATGGTGTTTTAAAAGTCCTTGTCTTGAGTTGGCTCAGTCGGAGGAGCATGGTGACTCTtattggggttgtgagtttgagcctcacaatggatgtagagattaaataaataaaactttaaaaaataaataaatggaagtccTTGTCTTTTAGATACACATACTGAAATATTCACAAGTGAAACAGatgtctggaatttgcttcaaaGGAATTTAGGAGGGAAGTGGATGGACAGGTAGAAAGGAAACCAGGTTGGCTGCAACCTGGTAAAACTGTTAaattggggaatccctgggtcgctcagtggtttagcgcctgccttcagcccagggcgtgatcctggagacccgggatccagtcccacatcgggctccctgcatggagcctgcttctccctctgcctgtgtctctgcctctctctctctctgtctctcatgaataaaaatcttaaaaaaaaaaaaaaaaactgttaaattgTTGAAGCCAGGTTCAAGGTACATGAAGTTTgtaaataaaaaggttttttatttattttttaaaatttttatttatttatgatagtcacacacagagagagaggcagagacataggcagagggagaagcaggctccatgcaccgggagcctgacatgggattcgatcccgggtctccaggatcgtgccctgggccaaaggcaggcaccaaaccactgcgccacccagggatctccaataaaaaggttttttaaatgagaaagtgGGAAAATGTGGATTAAGCAAAGTAATAGCTCATTCCTCTTGTACCTAAGAATtctggaggtgggcagggcaggctgggTCTGATGGCAGCTTCCTAAGCACCTAAGCTTCCTGGCCCCTTCCAACTGCTACCCTGCCCTCTTCCCTTGGCTTCCGCCTCAGTGTCTTCATGGCTGCCCCATTCCAGCCAGCACAGCCCTTCCAGCCAGGAAGGAGGATCAGGGTGGGAGGACAAGATCCTTTGAAAAACACGTCTTGGAAGACACACAAACCACGTCTCTGTCCCAGTGACCAGACACAGCCATGTAGCCATGCCTCACCACAGGAGAGCTGGGAAAGGTAGTCTTTACCATGGTCTTCTGTTACCAAGGGAGAAAGGGTGAGAGGAATTTGAAATGTCTGCCACAGCCCTTATCCCTCTGAGACTGGTAATCAGGCATGTGGGGCGCCACAGATGGGTGCTCAGAGCTGGCAGCAGAGCTAACGGACAGCTGGTGGGCCTGATGATGTTAAATATGCTTGTCATTTATATTCACAGATGAAGCAATCTGCTCTGAAGTCACCACGCTGCTTTGGGTGCAGGAGTGTCTGGCTTCCTCCGCTCCCCCGAGCTGGGTGTGCACCTATAGGGAACCGCCGTTCCCAGCAGCGCCATCTCCTATGTTGTAGCTAAAACCAAACCCAACACTTGGGCCTTTGGCCTGAGGCCGTTGGAAGAGGCTGGGTGTGGCAGGAGGGCTCATTTCACAAGGCTGAGGTGCCTTTGAAGGGCCAGCCCAGCAGTGGTCACTATCATGTGGAGACCATGCTGCTACTGAGCCTGGATGTCTTGAACCACAGCCGCTTGTATACTGCCCTCAAGATTTTTGCCATAcatcttgcttttaaaaaacacttaaattgattttttaagtgatctaTCATTGCTGTAGATGGAAGACAGTACAACCTGCTTCAAATAGAAAGTAACTGATTACTTAGCTAAGATTCAGCCTGAGGCTCTGTGCCTAACACCTCCTTCCTCTTTGGTCCAGACAAGCTAGCACTGAACTTGTCTTCCCGATAAGAACTTCCTCCTTAAGGCATTTAAATGGATCAAAAGAATTAAAGatgtcattaattttttcattatgtCCTTCAATGTTATTTAATGCCTGCCAATCACCACCAATAATTTCTCCTAGAGTTTGGAGTCCCACTCCTGAGAAACATGGCTGAACTggccatgcctcagtttccccgtctgtaAGAAGGGAATCATACATAACACTACCTACCTAGCTTACAAGGGGGCTGAAGACTGTTACATGGAATCATGCAGGTAAAGTCTCAGCATACAAAGTACCTGGCTCACAGGACGAGCACTTGGATGCCGAATGCCGACTATTATTACATATCAGTTTCGTGGAGGAGAAAATGTGAGTCCTGTCATTGAAGGATGCAGcttaagcaaaacaaacaaaaaaacccaatcaACCCAAACTTCAAAagcagcagggcaggagggacatAAAACCTCAAACACTTGGTTTAATAATGGAAGacgctttattattttttaaatcatctctcAACATTTCAATTCTTGGTAGAAATCAAATGCAAAACATCTGcctttttaaattagtatatatttatCCAGCTCAATCACAGCAACCTCATACAATAAGGTACACACCAAAGACAGGGTCAGAGCATTTTCTATTCCAGTCTGTGAACACAATATCTCCGTGATGACACACGCGTGCCGGACTTTCTCTCCCAGGACAAGGTGGGCACTCCTGCTTCTGCCCACCGTACAAGTTACCGGGCATCACGGTTTTTTAAGAGTTCCTGTAGAGCTGGAGCGATCTGGAAATGGAAAACTAGAAAACTAGAGCTCTCGGGAGTAAAACAGGCATCGACACTTCGGAAATGTGGAAAGAAGAACGTCAAAGATGATGACCCCAGAACGGGCTGGTCTTAGTAATAAAGGTGGTTGAAAGTCAGCTGTACATACACATTGAATATCTACATGTGCTCTACCAGACATATAAAAAAGAGCCATAGATTTGGAAAACCTTAAAATCACTCAATTGAGTTGGAAGAACATGAGCAAATTCACAGTGGCCTCAGGATTCAGCCAGATTTAAATTTGTTCAAGAGCTGAATACCTCCTTCTACCAGAAAACCCACTGCATGTAAATTCCTATAATACTCTGTACATCACAAACACTTATGGCTAAAATATAGTAGTTCACAAGGAAGCGGTTCTTTTTTCGAATTCTTGCCCCACTCCTGCTCTGCACCCCAAAAGCAAAATCCAGGGGACAGTCATTCACATGAGGAGTTTAAGGGGCCCTCAGGTTTGGAAGCACTGAGGCTCAGCTGAGTATCTCAGGAGACATCTGTCTGATGGGCACACGCTGACTTGGGCCCACGTTAGTGCAAAAAGATCACTGATGTTGCAGAGGAGTCCTGGAAACAGGCGAAGAGGGCTGAgattgggggcgggggaggaggcaggggaatCCCATAGGATTTTCCTTCCGAAACAAGACTGGAGACATTTGGAGTGCAAGGTTCACACGCAGCAAGTGGCAAAGACCAGGCTGTAGATCTGCAGAGTGAGGATCCTGAAGGTCACCAGGTCATCACAGTCCGCAGGCACACAGACCTCCTGGCCCGCACTAGCCCCCTAAGTGTACACTGGAGGTAGGTATATAGAGATTTATTGTAGGGAAGACAGTGGCTCTCCATCAGCTCAGGGGCATTGTCTGTTCCTCCTCGGCCCCCGCACTCTCCGCCCTACCCTCGGGCTGTGGTGTGTGTAGGATACATGGAAGGGCATGAGACCCTCCCTTGGAAGACTAAAGGACCCAGGTCATTTGTATAAATAGCTACATAATTAATGTTTTAACCACTTTGAAACACACGGCaagttgaatatttatttaaaaataaatctcaaaaatatctatttacaGTACAGTAAGAGGGGCATGTGCAAACAACAGAAAGGGGAAAAGTCTATCCCGCCGTGGAAGGTCCACACTTCGATGCGCTGGAGCAAAGTGCACGAACACCACGGGCTGCACTGAGCTGTGCTGGCAACAGGATGCCATTCAGTGAATACTGGACACAGTCCACCCTTGAGACTTAGGTGGAAGTCagcgttgggggggggggggttccaggTGGGAGATCCTTGTATTTGGGAAGGGGGCGGCCAAAGGATGAGCCATTGGAAGAGGCCCGGTGTGGCAGGAGGGCTCATTTCACAAGCCAACAGGCCTCTAGCTCGGCGCTCCAGGTGGGCATTTGGAGGGCCCTTCCCAGTCCAAGTTGGCTTTGCAGTGGAAGAGGTGGGTGTGGCAAGAGTCTCAGAAATCCTCCTCGAAAACAAAACAACGGAATAGGGAGTGGAGAGATTAGCAAAATGAATCTGAACGGAAGTGCCACCCTCTCCCTTGTCAGGCGACAAAGCAGCCATCAGTTGAAGTATCTGGGTCACCATGGGAACTCCCACATGGTGCGGCCAACCCCGCGATCCCCTGACACCTACATAGTCAAATGCAGGTCTCGGCTTCTGAGATCAACACATCAACACTACTTCCCAGGGGGGAAACCAGAAAGTCAGTGCTGTAGCCCTTGGAGCAGGGGATGCCAGGTCCAGTCTATCTATACACGAGATGGGAGAGCTGGGTGGACTTGTAGTTCAGCTGGTTGTTGGGCATGAACTTGTGCAGCTCATTCTTTTTGCAGCAGGGGTCGTAATGGTAGGCGCTGAGACAGCCGTCGCAGGAGACTTTTGAACACTGGGTGCAGGTGTTGGTGGCACCCGGGCGGTTACAGAAGCCACAGCGGGAGGTGGCTGTGGTGGAGGGCTTGGATTTGGGGTGGAGGTGCGGCAGCCGCTCGAGGCCCTGAGTCTGGCCTGCATACTTCTCCCGCAGAGACGACCCGTGGGCCAGGCTGTCGTGGGCAGAGGACTTGCCAGGGAAAGCGCCTGGCTTGGAGGCTGGGGGACAGGCAAGCAGGCTGTCACAGcgctggcagagggaggagctgcaGGACAGCCCGCAGTTTTGGCACTTGGACAGGGAGGACTCTTTGGCGGGGGGTGAGCGCTTGTGGTAGAGGGGGTGGGCGTCATTCCTGACCAGCCACACGTCTGGCCTCAGGGCATCCTGCCTCCGGTATGTGGCCCTAGGCTCTGAGTCTGTGTACAGATCCACGTCTTCCTGAGCGGAGAAGTACGTGCCACGCAGGAGGCCGAGGCCgttgttgggggagggggatggctGGTCATCCGGGCTTCCATGGGGGGAGCTAGATATGGTCAGGAGCGAGGGGGATGGGCGGATGATCTCATCCTTGAGGTCATCTTCCAAGTCTGGTGCCATGGGCTCCTTCCGCAGGCTCAACGAGGCCTTCAGGGGTGGCTTCCGGCTCTCCCAGTAGCTGTCATAGGCATCTACTGACCTCGAGGGCTTGGTCACCCGAGGCTTGTAGTAGTCCTTGGCTGCCCGCTCGCTGGCAGACTTCT
This region of Canis lupus dingo isolate Sandy chromosome 24, ASM325472v2, whole genome shotgun sequence genomic DNA includes:
- the LOC112673407 gene encoding interferon lambda-1-like, with protein sequence MATARVLVLVTVVLGLTRAGPVPTSKPTTTRRGCHMDRFQSLSPRELEAFKKAKDALEESLSRKNWSCSSRLFPRSRDLRLLQAWERPVALEAELDLTLKVLENMTDSSLGVTLDQPLRMLHHIHSELQACVPAQPTADPRPHGRLHHWLHRLQKAPKESQGCLEASITFNLFRLLTRDLKCVASRDLCV
- the SPATA2 gene encoding spermatogenesis-associated protein 2, which gives rise to MGKPSSMDTKYKDDLFRKYVQFHEGRVDTTPSKQRPGSDEYLRVAASTLLSLHKVDPFYRFRLIQFYEVVESSLRSLSSSSLRALHCAFSVLETMGVNLFLYPWKKEFRSIKTYTGPFVYYVKSSLLEEDIRAILHYMGYVPELGTAYKLKELVETLQVKMVSFELFLAKVECEQMLEIHSQVKDKGYSELDVVSERKSSAEDVRGCSEALRRRAEGRDHLTASMARVALQKSASERAAKDYYKPRVTKPSRSVDAYDSYWESRKPPLKASLSLRKEPMAPDLEDDLKDEIIRPSPSLLTISSSPHGSPDDQPSPSPNNGLGLLRGTYFSAQEDVDLYTDSEPRATYRRQDALRPDVWLVRNDAHPLYHKRSPPAKESSLSKCQNCGLSCSSSLCQRCDSLLACPPASKPGAFPGKSSAHDSLAHGSSLREKYAGQTQGLERLPHLHPKSKPSTTATSRCGFCNRPGATNTCTQCSKVSCDGCLSAYHYDPCCKKNELHKFMPNNQLNYKSTQLSHLVYR